A part of Kiritimatiellia bacterium genomic DNA contains:
- the rplJ gene encoding 50S ribosomal protein L10 — MSATAMRAARRIRPEKLAIADEIRRKVDGSAYVILVNPSGLDSGRSADLRGRLRTAGARMQVVPNRIFRAAIGDRAAKLERALRGPTAMVVGSGDVAEVARVLVQYQRELKLENVLKLGAIGGQVLGPAELAEIANLPPRPVMLGMLAGVLAAPVRGLVTVLRETTAGIVRVLQAIADRKAS, encoded by the coding sequence ATGAGCGCGACAGCGATGAGGGCAGCGCGGCGAATACGGCCGGAGAAGCTGGCGATCGCCGATGAGATCCGCCGCAAGGTGGACGGCTCCGCGTACGTGATTTTGGTGAACCCGTCGGGGTTGGATTCGGGGCGAAGCGCCGATCTGCGCGGACGGTTGCGCACGGCGGGCGCGCGGATGCAGGTGGTGCCGAACCGAATTTTTCGGGCGGCGATCGGTGACCGGGCCGCGAAGCTGGAGCGTGCGTTGCGCGGTCCGACCGCGATGGTGGTGGGCAGCGGGGATGTCGCCGAGGTTGCTCGGGTGCTGGTGCAGTATCAGCGGGAACTGAAGCTGGAGAACGTGTTGAAGTTGGGCGCGATCGGCGGCCAGGTGCTGGGTCCGGCGGAGCTGGCGGAGATTGCGAATTTGCCGCCGCGGCCGGTGATGCTCGGCATGCTGGCCGGTGTGTTGGCGGCGCCGGTGAGAGGACTGGTGACGGTGCTGCGCGAGACGACGGCCGGCATTGTGCGGGTTCTGCAAGCGATTGCGGATCGCAAGGCTAGCTGA
- the rplL gene encoding 50S ribosomal protein L7/L12: MSETTQTVEQPQLEGKAAEFVAWLETLNVLELSRLVKALEARFGVSAAAPVAVAAAPAAGGAAAAPAEEKTEFTVVLASAGANKIAVIKELRALTNLGLKEAKDLVDGAPKTIKEGVSKKDAEEMKAKLEAAGAKVEIK; this comes from the coding sequence ATGAGCGAGACGACACAGACGGTGGAGCAGCCCCAGTTGGAGGGCAAGGCGGCCGAGTTCGTTGCGTGGCTGGAGACGCTGAACGTACTGGAACTGTCCCGGCTTGTGAAAGCGCTGGAGGCGCGCTTCGGCGTGTCTGCGGCGGCGCCGGTGGCGGTGGCGGCTGCGCCGGCGGCCGGTGGTGCGGCGGCCGCGCCGGCCGAGGAGAAGACGGAGTTCACGGTGGTGCTCGCTTCGGCGGGCGCGAACAAGATCGCGGTGATCAAGGAGCTGCGGGCGCTGACGAACCTGGGCCTGAAGGAGGCGAAGGACCTGGTGGACGGCGCGCCGAAGACGATCAAAGAGGGTGTTTCGAAGAAAGACGCGGAAGAGATGAAGGCGAAGCTGGAGGCGGCGGGCGCGAAGGTGGAAATCAAGTGA